One Coriobacteriia bacterium DNA window includes the following coding sequences:
- a CDS encoding prepilin-type N-terminal cleavage/methylation domain-containing protein, translated as MINWRRRNEGFTLVELMVVVLIIGILVAIAIPVFTNASNNARIKSCQANMRTIEGAYQTYMANNGTAITAATTVVQGGILVPTFIKAPPVCPSDPNFGTTTAKTPYSLATTGLTACPIVPLTHIHY; from the coding sequence ATGATCAACTGGAGAAGACGGAACGAAGGTTTCACGCTCGTAGAACTCATGGTCGTCGTTTTGATCATCGGTATCTTGGTCGCCATCGCGATCCCGGTGTTCACGAACGCCAGCAACAACGCGCGTATCAAGTCTTGTCAGGCCAACATGCGAACCATTGAAGGCGCCTACCAGACGTACATGGCCAACAACGGCACGGCCATCACTGCCGCAACTACGGTTGTTCAGGGTGGGATCTTGGTTCCGACCTTCATTAAGGCGCCGCCCGTGTGTCCCTCAGATCCGAACTTCGGAACCACCACCGCCAAGACCCCCTACAGCTTGGCTACAACTGGCTTGACGGCCTGTCCGATCGTGCCTCTCACTCACATCCACTACTAG
- the pilM gene encoding type IV pilus assembly protein PilM, translating to MARSSFGAAPLPVGLDVGTDRIRVAQIKQSGIGRALTAYGSITMPLGATVEGEIIDPTIVSLAIKNLWRSVGLRSKEVSIGVSNQKVIVRLIDLPFMDKDELAGAIQYQAQDYIPIPVEDAVLDFQILGDYMTPSDEHMMEVLLVAAQRDMIANVVAAVEGAGLRLASIDVTAFALVRALLGTETSWLATEFNDPSQALGVVHISSGLTTIVVLERGIPRFTRVSSLAGNQMTQAVATALNITFDEAEAIKIKVGLPSMDGTPTIPEGVDPAQAQAAQETIEREAGKLIAEIRRSFDYYLTQANGVHGVQKVYLTGNGALMGNLPAYMEKGLQAEVCLGDPLAHVQIAAAVEHSVVADRMGCAASIGLALGGTF from the coding sequence TTGGCTCGATCATCTTTTGGCGCTGCACCACTGCCCGTTGGTCTTGATGTGGGGACTGACAGGATTCGAGTGGCTCAGATCAAGCAGAGTGGTATCGGCAGGGCGCTGACTGCCTATGGATCGATCACGATGCCGCTCGGTGCCACGGTTGAGGGGGAGATCATCGATCCGACGATCGTTTCCTTGGCAATCAAGAACCTATGGAGAAGCGTAGGCCTTCGCTCCAAAGAGGTTTCGATTGGCGTCTCGAACCAGAAGGTCATTGTCCGTCTGATTGACTTGCCATTCATGGACAAAGACGAACTCGCTGGGGCAATCCAGTATCAAGCTCAAGACTACATCCCAATTCCCGTAGAAGATGCTGTACTCGATTTTCAGATTCTTGGCGATTACATGACGCCATCTGACGAGCACATGATGGAAGTGCTTCTCGTCGCTGCGCAGCGAGACATGATCGCCAATGTCGTTGCCGCGGTTGAGGGGGCGGGTCTACGACTTGCCTCTATCGATGTCACTGCGTTCGCACTGGTTCGGGCGCTGCTGGGCACGGAAACCTCATGGCTGGCCACGGAGTTCAACGATCCAAGCCAGGCCTTGGGGGTCGTGCACATCAGTTCAGGATTGACCACGATCGTGGTGCTAGAGCGAGGGATTCCGCGGTTCACCAGGGTTTCCTCTCTTGCCGGCAACCAGATGACACAAGCGGTTGCGACCGCTCTCAACATCACATTTGATGAGGCAGAAGCAATCAAGATCAAGGTCGGGCTGCCAAGTATGGACGGCACGCCCACCATCCCTGAGGGCGTCGACCCGGCTCAGGCGCAGGCCGCGCAGGAGACAATTGAACGCGAAGCGGGGAAGTTGATCGCCGAGATCCGTCGTTCTTTCGACTACTACCTCACTCAGGCTAACGGGGTACACGGTGTCCAGAAGGTCTATCTGACCGGCAATGGTGCACTTATGGGCAACCTGCCGGCGTATATGGAAAAAGGGCTGCAAGCGGAGGTGTGCTTGGGCGATCCGCTTGCGCATGTGCAGATTGCGGCTGCGGTTGAGCACTCCGTCGTCGCAGACCGAATGGGCTGCGCGGCTTCGATCGGTCTGGCACTTGGGGGTACCTTCTGA
- a CDS encoding type II secretion system F family protein: MTTFAYAVRDKSGKVVKGKLDGESQAAVQSKLSQMGYIILELRQQSALMSFGAIKIGGSVKPKEVTIFARQFSTMIHAGLSLTKCLTILSQQTESAALKEVIAQIGKDVEAGQSLSEGLAKHPKVFPPIFVSMTRAGEIGGVLDEVLARVADHLEAEQALKGKIRSAMMYPIAIGCLVVLILAAMLIFVVPIFVEMFAGMGGTLPLPTQILVDFSNLVTSFWGLVILAAIIAVIWFFRWWSKGAGKLAWDRIKLGMPVFGPLVRKIALARFSRTFATLVSAGVPILQALDIVAETSGNEVISLAVKKSRAAIKEGETIAKPLSESKVFPPMLVQMISVGEETGALDTMLNKVAEFYDEEVASATDGLTSLIEPLMMVTLGLIVGGMVIALYLPMFNVIALVK, from the coding sequence ATGACGACATTTGCATACGCGGTCAGGGACAAGTCCGGCAAGGTTGTGAAGGGCAAGCTTGACGGTGAGAGCCAAGCGGCTGTCCAGAGCAAACTCTCCCAAATGGGCTACATCATTCTCGAGCTGAGACAGCAAAGTGCGCTCATGTCGTTCGGGGCAATCAAGATCGGCGGCAGCGTCAAGCCCAAGGAAGTCACGATCTTCGCACGTCAGTTCTCCACGATGATCCATGCGGGGCTCTCGCTCACGAAATGTCTGACGATTCTGTCGCAGCAGACCGAGAGTGCAGCGCTTAAGGAAGTCATCGCTCAGATTGGGAAGGACGTCGAAGCCGGGCAGTCGCTATCTGAGGGGCTTGCTAAGCATCCCAAGGTCTTTCCCCCGATCTTCGTAAGCATGACCCGCGCCGGAGAAATCGGTGGTGTTCTGGACGAGGTCTTGGCTCGTGTGGCGGATCACCTTGAGGCCGAACAGGCTCTCAAAGGCAAGATCAGGTCCGCAATGATGTATCCGATCGCGATCGGATGCCTAGTAGTCCTCATCCTGGCGGCAATGCTGATCTTCGTGGTTCCCATATTTGTTGAGATGTTTGCGGGCATGGGAGGTACGCTTCCCCTGCCTACCCAAATCCTCGTAGACTTTTCCAATTTGGTCACGAGTTTCTGGGGCCTTGTGATTCTAGCTGCGATCATCGCTGTGATCTGGTTTTTTCGCTGGTGGTCCAAGGGGGCGGGGAAGCTGGCGTGGGACCGGATCAAGCTGGGCATGCCTGTCTTTGGGCCCCTGGTTCGAAAGATTGCTCTGGCTAGGTTCAGCCGGACCTTTGCGACACTGGTTTCCGCCGGTGTTCCGATCCTTCAAGCACTGGACATAGTCGCTGAGACATCGGGTAACGAGGTGATCTCTCTTGCTGTGAAGAAGTCGCGTGCTGCCATCAAGGAGGGCGAGACTATTGCCAAGCCGCTGTCGGAATCTAAGGTCTTCCCCCCGATGCTTGTTCAGATGATCAGCGTAGGCGAGGAAACCGGTGCGTTGGACACCATGCTCAACAAAGTTGCTGAGTTCTACGATGAGGAGGTCGCCTCAGCAACGGATGGGCTGACATCGCTGATTGAGCCGCTCATGATGGTTACGCTCGGTCTGATAGTGGGAGGTATGGTGATAGCTCTGTACCTTCCGATGTTCAATGTGATAGCGTTAGTCAAGTAG
- a CDS encoding prepilin peptidase, producing the protein MAAYVLLAALGFVFGSFANVVIWRLPRGESLNHPGSHCPKCSSSIAWYDNVPVLSYIFLGGQCRVCGARISLRYPIVELLSALLWLAAGIRFGITPQAAFAMVFFFLLLILAFIDIDTMRLPNALTALLFVIGAIGVGVAQFAQMALVPLLPVAALPWGPGVSALIGASLSAGLALAIAAAYGSLRKTQGFGMGDVKLLGVIGVFLGLYGLMVFFLGSVMGAVYGVIVARRSGGSLQHKFAFGPFLALAAVLVTLFGPTLWYSYLGIFAG; encoded by the coding sequence GTGGCTGCGTATGTCCTTCTGGCGGCTCTAGGTTTTGTCTTTGGCTCATTCGCAAACGTCGTCATTTGGCGTCTTCCGCGCGGTGAATCGCTGAACCACCCTGGCTCGCATTGTCCAAAATGCAGTTCGTCAATTGCATGGTATGACAACGTTCCGGTGCTCTCCTACATCTTCTTGGGCGGGCAGTGCAGGGTGTGTGGTGCTCGTATATCACTGCGCTATCCGATCGTTGAGCTGCTCTCGGCGCTGTTGTGGCTCGCCGCCGGAATTCGGTTTGGTATCACGCCTCAAGCTGCGTTCGCTATGGTCTTCTTCTTTCTTCTGCTCATCCTTGCCTTCATCGATATCGACACCATGCGTCTGCCTAACGCTCTCACGGCACTGCTGTTCGTGATCGGCGCCATCGGCGTGGGTGTCGCTCAATTTGCTCAAATGGCGCTGGTTCCGCTCCTGCCGGTTGCCGCTCTACCATGGGGGCCGGGTGTCTCTGCCCTGATCGGGGCGAGTCTGTCAGCGGGTCTGGCGTTGGCAATTGCCGCGGCGTATGGCAGTTTGAGGAAGACCCAAGGCTTCGGCATGGGCGACGTGAAGCTATTGGGGGTCATCGGCGTCTTCCTTGGCTTGTATGGCCTCATGGTCTTCTTCTTGGGCAGTGTGATGGGGGCGGTGTACGGCGTGATCGTGGCGCGCCGTAGCGGTGGATCGTTGCAGCATAAGTTCGCCTTCGGGCCGTTTCTGGCTCTCGCTGCAGTGTTGGTGACGTTGTTCGGACCAACGCTGTGGTATTCCTACCTTGGCATCTTCGCGGGATGA
- a CDS encoding GTP-binding protein yields the protein MHSLKVVIVGPAGSGKTTFIGAVSEITVLSTRREIGAGGKDAADRIAVDMDFGRVTLADDIVLYLFGTPGHERVSFMWETLSEGLLGFVVLLDSENSASLEEARETIAFLRGDSELPFLVAANKLAPDDAAAVKHLRTSLHLPDDIPLVSVDARSRESAKLVLEGLAQEAVRRG from the coding sequence ATGCATTCGCTCAAGGTCGTCATCGTTGGTCCGGCGGGCTCCGGCAAGACGACGTTCATCGGCGCAGTGAGCGAGATCACCGTGCTTTCGACCCGCCGCGAGATCGGTGCGGGTGGCAAGGATGCGGCGGACCGCATTGCGGTAGACATGGACTTCGGCCGGGTCACCCTTGCCGACGACATCGTTCTCTACCTCTTTGGCACACCGGGGCATGAGCGCGTTTCCTTCATGTGGGAGACTCTTTCCGAGGGGTTGCTCGGCTTCGTGGTGCTGCTCGACAGTGAGAATTCGGCGTCTCTCGAAGAGGCCCGCGAGACAATTGCGTTTCTGAGGGGTGACTCCGAGTTGCCATTTCTGGTCGCGGCGAACAAGCTTGCACCGGATGACGCAGCGGCCGTCAAGCATTTGCGCACGTCGCTGCACCTGCCCGATGACATTCCGCTTGTTTCGGTAGATGCAAGAAGCAGAGAATCGGCAAAGCTAGTCCTTGAAGGTTTGGCGCAAGAAGCAGTGAGGAGAGGTTAG
- the aroC gene encoding chorismate synthase: MQHITAGESHGPCLTTIVTGVPAGISLTCADIDHDLARRQRGYGRGGRQSIESDHGRVTSGVRFGRTIGSPIAIVIENCDWSNWTEIMSHSGEKSAGTRVTQPRPGHADLAGILKTGSDDVRDVLERASARETAARVAAGAVAKAFLRELGVQIASYVQAIGSVTMPAVEDPASLAEASIEESELRCPDGPTTELMKAAIDAAREAGESLGGVFVVTATGLVPGIGTYAEAARRLDAQIAAAIMSIPAIKAVEIGDGFALAAVVGSKAHDEIHYSQERGYHRYTNHAGGLEGGMTNGETLVVRAAMKPIPTLMRPLASVDIDTHEAVDASRERSDVCAVPAAAVVAEAELALVLAQAYVDKFGGDAMVDIIAARDAYLARIAR; encoded by the coding sequence ATGCAGCACATAACAGCCGGCGAATCACACGGTCCCTGTCTGACCACCATTGTCACCGGCGTGCCCGCTGGGATCTCCTTGACGTGCGCGGACATCGATCACGATCTCGCACGTCGGCAACGTGGCTACGGCCGCGGCGGACGTCAGTCCATCGAATCCGATCACGGGCGAGTGACTTCCGGAGTGCGTTTTGGGCGCACAATCGGGAGTCCCATCGCAATCGTTATCGAGAATTGCGACTGGAGCAACTGGACTGAGATCATGTCACATTCCGGGGAGAAGTCGGCAGGCACTCGCGTGACTCAACCGCGTCCGGGGCACGCGGATCTTGCGGGGATTCTCAAGACCGGTTCCGATGACGTGCGCGATGTCCTCGAGAGAGCCAGTGCCAGAGAGACCGCAGCGCGCGTGGCTGCGGGAGCTGTTGCAAAGGCATTCCTGAGGGAACTCGGCGTTCAGATCGCCTCATATGTGCAGGCCATAGGTTCCGTCACGATGCCGGCAGTTGAGGACCCTGCCTCTCTTGCTGAAGCCTCCATCGAGGAAAGCGAGCTCCGCTGTCCCGACGGCCCGACCACAGAACTCATGAAGGCTGCAATTGACGCTGCGCGGGAGGCAGGAGAGTCTCTCGGAGGCGTGTTCGTTGTGACTGCCACTGGGTTGGTGCCCGGGATAGGTACCTATGCCGAGGCGGCTCGCAGGCTGGATGCGCAGATCGCAGCCGCCATCATGTCGATTCCTGCGATCAAGGCGGTCGAGATAGGCGACGGGTTCGCGCTTGCAGCTGTTGTCGGCAGCAAGGCGCATGATGAGATCCATTATTCTCAGGAGCGCGGCTACCACAGATACACCAACCACGCGGGCGGTCTTGAGGGTGGAATGACGAATGGGGAGACCTTGGTCGTACGCGCGGCCATGAAACCCATCCCCACGCTGATGCGACCGCTTGCAAGCGTCGACATTGACACGCACGAAGCGGTGGATGCCAGCAGGGAACGCAGTGACGTATGTGCAGTTCCGGCTGCGGCTGTTGTCGCCGAAGCAGAACTCGCTCTAGTGCTTGCCCAAGCATACGTCGATAAATTTGGCGGGGATGCGATGGTCGATATCATCGCTGCGCGTGATGCGTATCTTGCAAGGATCGCCCGATGA
- the pilO gene encoding type 4a pilus biogenesis protein PilO: MTLSPRNKVILTIVGCVIAIAVLAVALMLPMYNELGKLDTQISTADQQAAVFKAKLAQRQQMKDQSASTNATWLQLTSAVPESANLPSLIIDLQDAAFASGVQLVALTPSAPTSPTAAAGGVQATTSAYLIIPVQLEIIGTWSDTVDYLQRIQKLTRSLRITEFTSTVSDNDTQAKKANATLPDYFEATSIKIEVYMISASATGK, from the coding sequence ATGACGTTGTCACCAAGGAACAAGGTCATACTCACGATAGTGGGATGCGTTATTGCGATAGCGGTACTAGCTGTTGCCCTGATGCTGCCCATGTACAATGAGCTAGGCAAGTTGGATACACAGATTTCGACGGCGGACCAGCAGGCTGCGGTATTCAAGGCAAAGCTCGCTCAACGGCAGCAAATGAAAGATCAGTCTGCCAGCACGAACGCGACGTGGTTGCAGCTTACGAGCGCAGTACCGGAGAGCGCAAACCTACCTTCACTTATCATCGATTTGCAGGATGCTGCCTTTGCGAGTGGAGTCCAGTTAGTTGCGCTCACCCCCTCGGCGCCTACCTCACCCACAGCGGCGGCCGGTGGAGTGCAAGCGACAACGAGCGCATACCTGATCATTCCAGTCCAACTTGAAATCATTGGAACCTGGTCAGACACGGTTGATTATCTGCAACGCATTCAGAAGCTGACCAGGAGTCTGCGCATCACGGAGTTCACTTCTACTGTGTCGGACAACGATACGCAGGCCAAGAAGGCAAATGCGACGTTGCCCGATTACTTCGAGGCAACCTCAATCAAGATCGAGGTCTATATGATTTCGGCGTCTGCGACGGGGAAGTAG
- a CDS encoding prepilin-type N-terminal cleavage/methylation domain-containing protein: MQAFRKNDEGFTLVELMVVVLIIGILVAIAIPVFNNASNNARIKSCQANMRTIEGAYQTYMANNGTAITAATTVVSGGILVPGFIAAVPACPSDPNFGTTTAKTPYSLATTGLTACPIVPLTHIHY, translated from the coding sequence ATGCAAGCATTTCGCAAGAACGATGAAGGCTTCACGCTCGTAGAACTCATGGTCGTCGTTTTGATCATCGGTATCTTGGTCGCCATCGCGATCCCGGTATTCAACAACGCCAGCAACAACGCGCGTATCAAGTCTTGTCAGGCCAACATGCGAACCATTGAAGGCGCCTACCAGACGTACATGGCCAACAACGGCACGGCCATCACTGCCGCAACTACGGTTGTCTCGGGCGGGATCTTGGTTCCGGGCTTCATTGCCGCTGTGCCTGCGTGTCCCTCCGATCCGAACTTCGGAACCACCACCGCCAAGACCCCCTACAGCTTGGCTACAACTGGCTTGACGGCCTGTCCGATCGTGCCTCTCACTCACATCCACTACTAG
- a CDS encoding shikimate kinase: MSHVFLIGFMGAGKSTVAREVGERLDRPVVDLDRVVESSSGYTIPEIFESAGEQGFRALESAALAELADAPASIVACGGGIVISDENRVALKRQGSVIYLRVSPEETLARVGADKSRPLLSGPEGELAAARLLDSRETLYAAVADATIETVGLSMHEVADAAVQAIKERGL; the protein is encoded by the coding sequence ATGAGCCATGTGTTCCTCATAGGGTTCATGGGTGCGGGAAAATCCACCGTTGCTCGGGAAGTGGGAGAGAGACTGGATCGTCCGGTGGTCGATCTCGACCGAGTTGTGGAATCGAGCTCCGGATACACGATTCCTGAAATCTTTGAGAGCGCCGGAGAGCAGGGGTTCCGCGCATTGGAGTCTGCCGCGTTGGCTGAGCTTGCTGATGCGCCTGCCAGTATCGTCGCATGTGGCGGAGGTATCGTCATATCGGATGAGAACCGCGTTGCCCTGAAGCGCCAAGGCTCCGTCATCTATCTGCGGGTGAGTCCGGAAGAGACACTAGCCCGTGTGGGCGCGGACAAGTCCCGTCCGCTTCTGTCCGGTCCAGAAGGTGAGCTCGCGGCTGCCCGGCTCTTGGATTCCAGGGAGACACTCTACGCGGCCGTGGCCGATGCGACGATCGAGACGGTGGGTCTTTCGATGCACGAAGTTGCAGACGCTGCGGTCCAAGCCATCAAGGAGCGTGGATTGTGA
- a CDS encoding DUF4388 domain-containing protein: protein MALRGNLQDFSLPDIFQLVSYSRKNGVLHLHGADGLTGDVMFREGQIAHARSDRWKEPLGERLVRSRKISRQDLKCALEIRDHGDSDDRRLGRILIDTGCASEDVVTDFVREQVQETVFDLMQWEEGDFSFEATSDVVDEDVGPALSIENIIMEGSRRLEEWTTIRRKIPSAEVVLGLAIAPGDGDVDISLKPAEWALMPFIDGRRSVATIAFESGRTEFEVARTLYGLLGAGLLEFAETDVDSEQEPQADLAVVTEEPVPAQEEAELEPEPELEPEPQPEPVFVIDEPIYETLPVAEPEMPAVTSPEDVPQGPPLALFDAEQPEPTPVSFEGLGEELSALTGAERRVRPEARSAPEPDSQPREPLRSRSQINKDTLLKVINGLRKL from the coding sequence ATGGCACTGCGCGGCAATCTTCAGGATTTCAGCCTTCCGGATATCTTTCAGCTGGTGTCATACAGCAGAAAGAACGGGGTGCTACACCTGCACGGTGCTGACGGCCTTACCGGTGACGTCATGTTCCGAGAAGGCCAGATCGCCCATGCTAGGAGCGACCGGTGGAAGGAGCCGCTGGGCGAGCGGCTTGTACGTTCGCGCAAGATATCGCGCCAAGACCTCAAGTGCGCTCTCGAAATCCGAGATCATGGCGACTCGGATGACAGGCGTCTCGGGCGGATCCTTATCGACACCGGCTGTGCGAGCGAAGATGTAGTCACGGACTTCGTTCGCGAGCAGGTACAGGAGACGGTTTTCGATCTCATGCAGTGGGAGGAAGGCGACTTCAGCTTCGAAGCGACTTCCGATGTCGTGGACGAAGATGTCGGCCCGGCACTCTCCATCGAGAACATCATCATGGAGGGCAGCAGGCGGCTGGAGGAGTGGACCACCATCCGACGCAAGATCCCGTCGGCCGAGGTGGTGCTGGGGTTGGCTATCGCACCAGGGGACGGCGACGTCGACATCTCACTGAAGCCCGCTGAGTGGGCCCTGATGCCGTTCATCGACGGCCGACGCTCTGTCGCTACCATCGCATTTGAGTCCGGGCGCACGGAGTTCGAGGTCGCCAGAACGCTCTACGGGTTGCTGGGCGCCGGGCTGCTCGAGTTCGCCGAGACCGATGTCGACAGCGAGCAGGAGCCGCAAGCCGATCTCGCTGTCGTGACCGAGGAGCCGGTGCCCGCACAGGAAGAGGCGGAACTCGAACCGGAACCCGAACTAGAGCCGGAACCCCAACCCGAGCCGGTCTTCGTGATAGACGAACCCATCTACGAGACACTGCCGGTGGCCGAGCCGGAGATGCCGGCGGTCACCTCGCCTGAGGATGTGCCGCAAGGTCCACCACTCGCCCTCTTTGACGCCGAGCAGCCCGAGCCGACACCGGTATCCTTCGAGGGACTCGGCGAAGAGTTGTCTGCTCTGACTGGTGCAGAGCGCCGGGTGCGCCCGGAAGCACGGTCAGCGCCGGAACCGGACAGCCAACCCCGGGAGCCGTTGCGTTCCCGTTCTCAAATCAACAAGGACACTCTTCTCAAGGTCATAAATGGCCTGCGGAAGCTGTAG
- the tadA gene encoding Flp pilus assembly complex ATPase component TadA codes for MADAAQRLGELLVRAGVITASQRDDAVQVHVATASPLGKVLVELGYASHGAILAVVAKQIGIEYMDLSERRPEPGAVALIPREVATRYMLMPLEIRGNTLLVAMADPQNVLTIDHVRIITGHEIRPAISTKNDILEAIRQYYDVADRDDSDLRLETDEPDDEELGQLADVESEAPAVKLVNYIIQKAVNDRASDIHIEPQQDELRVRFRVDGVLVEATPPIPKSTQASIISRFKIMADMDISESRRPQDGHCSVSVGGQKLDVRVSSLPTVFGERMVLRLLRKDSILLQLSDLGFLPSAKDRFEAAFTKPYGAVLVTGPTGSGKSTTLYAAVNVLNDPSRHIMTAEDPVEYRLAGVNQCQVNPKLGMTFARALRSFLRCSPDVILVGEIRDQETAKIAIESALTGHLVLSTLHTNDSASAITRLIEMGVEPFLVSSAVDCVLAQRLARRLCPECRQAWTPESGALIKLGYDADSLPDVVYRAVGCRKCGGTGYKGRLGVHEVLLVSDEIRRLCVSEASVEEIRRTAIEQGMRTLRQDGLEKVRQGLTSVEEIVRVIV; via the coding sequence TTGGCAGACGCGGCACAAAGGCTCGGTGAACTACTCGTTCGGGCGGGCGTCATCACGGCCAGTCAGCGAGACGACGCCGTCCAGGTCCATGTCGCAACGGCTTCCCCGCTTGGCAAAGTGCTGGTTGAACTGGGCTATGCCAGCCACGGCGCGATCCTCGCGGTGGTGGCAAAGCAGATCGGCATCGAGTACATGGATCTGAGCGAGCGTCGCCCCGAACCGGGCGCCGTTGCGCTCATACCGCGCGAAGTTGCGACGCGCTACATGCTGATGCCGCTCGAGATTCGGGGCAACACTCTTCTGGTTGCCATGGCCGATCCACAAAACGTGCTCACCATCGATCACGTCAGGATCATCACCGGGCACGAGATCAGACCCGCGATCTCGACGAAGAATGACATCCTTGAGGCGATCCGGCAGTACTACGATGTTGCCGATCGTGACGACAGTGACCTGCGCCTAGAAACAGACGAACCGGACGACGAGGAACTCGGCCAGTTGGCGGACGTCGAGTCCGAGGCGCCTGCGGTCAAGCTCGTGAACTACATCATCCAGAAGGCCGTCAACGACCGGGCCTCAGACATCCACATCGAACCGCAACAAGATGAACTGCGCGTGCGGTTCCGGGTGGACGGCGTGCTCGTTGAAGCGACACCGCCGATCCCGAAGTCTACTCAGGCATCCATCATCTCGCGGTTCAAGATCATGGCCGACATGGACATCTCGGAGTCGCGTCGGCCTCAAGACGGCCATTGCTCAGTATCCGTGGGCGGGCAAAAGCTCGATGTGCGAGTCTCGTCGTTGCCGACGGTTTTTGGCGAGCGCATGGTCTTGCGTCTCCTGCGCAAGGACTCGATCCTGCTGCAGCTCTCGGATCTGGGCTTCCTGCCCTCGGCGAAGGACCGCTTTGAAGCCGCTTTCACCAAGCCGTACGGCGCGGTCTTGGTCACGGGTCCCACCGGTTCAGGCAAGTCGACCACGCTCTACGCTGCGGTCAATGTGCTCAACGACCCGTCCCGCCACATCATGACCGCCGAGGATCCGGTGGAGTACCGGCTCGCCGGCGTGAATCAATGCCAGGTGAACCCCAAATTGGGAATGACCTTCGCGCGAGCGCTGCGATCGTTTCTGCGCTGCTCTCCCGATGTGATCTTGGTGGGGGAGATCCGCGACCAAGAAACGGCCAAGATCGCGATTGAGTCCGCGCTCACGGGACACTTAGTGCTCTCGACACTGCACACAAATGACTCCGCATCCGCGATCACTAGGTTGATCGAGATGGGCGTCGAGCCGTTTCTGGTCTCGTCGGCTGTCGATTGCGTGCTCGCGCAGCGTCTTGCGCGGCGGCTATGCCCAGAATGCCGACAGGCGTGGACGCCGGAATCCGGGGCGCTCATTAAACTGGGCTACGATGCCGATAGTCTTCCCGACGTCGTATACCGGGCCGTGGGTTGCAGAAAGTGCGGCGGCACCGGCTACAAGGGACGCTTGGGAGTTCATGAGGTTCTCTTGGTTTCCGACGAGATCAGGAGGCTGTGTGTTTCTGAAGCGTCAGTAGAGGAAATCAGACGCACCGCCATTGAGCAGGGCATGAGGACATTGCGGCAGGACGGTCTTGAGAAGGTTCGACAGGGTCTGACGTCGGTTGAGGAAATCGTTCGTGTGATAGTGTAA